From the genome of Hymenobacter cellulosilyticus, one region includes:
- a CDS encoding DUF4097 family beta strand repeat-containing protein: MKGWDGKDIRVRAKILAWGKNDEEARKLGRSVTIMAKDYTLRAESSEPGELGWAVSYEVFVPRNMPLTLRTLNGGINLSDLLGPVTFEAANGGISLVNVGGSVKGRTVNGGVKIKLAGTKWVGEGLDVETQNGSITWDLPKNYSARLFAATTVGSISAGKLPVTSSATLQKVVTATLGQGGAPLRAVTTKGSIKLTQL, encoded by the coding sequence GTGAAGGGCTGGGACGGCAAAGACATCCGGGTGCGGGCCAAGATCCTGGCCTGGGGCAAAAACGACGAGGAAGCCCGCAAGCTTGGCCGCAGCGTAACCATTATGGCCAAAGACTACACCCTGCGGGCCGAAAGCTCGGAGCCCGGGGAACTGGGTTGGGCCGTGAGCTACGAGGTATTCGTGCCCCGCAACATGCCCCTGACCTTGCGCACCCTCAACGGCGGCATCAACCTGAGCGACCTGCTGGGCCCGGTCACGTTTGAAGCGGCTAATGGCGGTATCTCCCTGGTCAACGTAGGCGGCAGCGTGAAGGGGCGCACCGTCAACGGCGGGGTGAAAATCAAGCTGGCCGGCACCAAATGGGTAGGAGAGGGCCTGGACGTAGAAACTCAGAACGGCAGCATCACCTGGGACTTGCCCAAAAACTACTCGGCCCGGCTGTTTGCCGCTACCACCGTCGGCAGCATCAGCGCCGGCAAGCTGCCCGTTACCAGCTCGGCTACCCTGCAAAAAGTAGTAACGGCCACGCTCGGGCAGGGCGGCGCCCCGCTCCGGGCCGTGACCACTAAGGGCAGCATCAAGCTCACCCAACTGTAA
- a CDS encoding DinB family protein, producing MTLPALIAEISTSLTGTFARIDTWFDKDARLRAYRPAAGGWTIDEVLEHIGLTNHFLLILIAKGTTKALQKAALTELPTTLTHDDFQLDKLTEIGQHQSFAWVRPEHMEPTGSKPLAEVRMQLREQVQQCLGYLEQLKNGEGLLYKTTMSVNSLGKINVYEYLYFLAQHGRRHLTQLDKNELEFATRPR from the coding sequence ATGACCCTACCCGCCCTTATTGCCGAAATCAGCACCAGTCTTACGGGTACTTTTGCCCGCATCGACACCTGGTTTGACAAGGATGCGCGGCTACGCGCCTACCGCCCGGCCGCCGGGGGCTGGACCATCGACGAGGTGTTGGAACACATCGGGCTGACCAATCATTTCCTGCTGATTCTCATTGCCAAGGGCACCACCAAGGCCCTGCAGAAAGCTGCCCTGACTGAATTACCGACTACGCTGACCCACGACGATTTTCAGCTCGATAAGCTCACCGAAATCGGCCAGCACCAGTCCTTTGCCTGGGTTCGGCCCGAACACATGGAGCCCACGGGAAGCAAGCCCCTGGCCGAGGTGCGCATGCAGCTCCGGGAGCAGGTGCAGCAGTGCCTGGGCTACCTCGAGCAGCTCAAAAACGGGGAAGGCCTGCTCTACAAGACCACCATGTCGGTGAATAGCCTGGGCAAAATCAACGTGTACGAGTACCTATATTTCCTGGCCCAACACGGGCGCCGCCACCTGACGCAGTTGGACAAGAACGAGTTGGAGTTTGCCACCCGGCCCCGTTAG
- a CDS encoding DUF998 domain-containing protein — protein MLPVLLTALVFYLVCGIGYFGFRRPCYSHLRHTISELGEDGAPHRRAVSWGLFFPVGAGLLLGAFMADTSALRGLLLCLGTGYVIAAVFPCDVGSPSSGSAKQAVHNLGGAVEYIGGIFFLYQAQKALLFQAVVPANVQLGLLTGCLLALSVPGFPGRGLVQRVAEVLLFGQALWLSIN, from the coding sequence ATGCTGCCCGTGTTACTGACTGCGCTGGTCTTCTACCTGGTATGCGGCATCGGGTACTTCGGCTTCCGGCGGCCCTGCTATTCCCACCTGCGCCACACCATCAGTGAGCTGGGCGAAGATGGGGCGCCACACCGCCGGGCGGTAAGCTGGGGACTGTTTTTTCCGGTTGGGGCGGGTCTGCTGCTGGGTGCTTTTATGGCCGATACTTCCGCGTTGCGCGGCCTACTGCTGTGCCTGGGTACTGGCTATGTGATAGCGGCCGTGTTTCCCTGCGACGTTGGTTCGCCTTCCAGCGGCTCGGCCAAGCAGGCCGTGCACAACCTGGGCGGGGCGGTGGAGTATATCGGCGGCATTTTCTTTCTGTATCAGGCCCAAAAGGCACTGCTCTTTCAGGCCGTAGTGCCGGCCAACGTGCAGCTCGGGCTGCTTACCGGCTGCCTGCTGGCCCTTTCGGTGCCGGGCTTTCCCGGGCGCGGCTTGGTGCAGCGCGTAGCCGAAGTGCTGCTGTTTGGGCAGGCGCTTTGGCTCAGCATCAATTAA
- a CDS encoding MBL fold metallo-hydrolase produces MYPPADPTVERGGSLAFVSRFFPPQSFQLTGVVQALPTTDSDPPFLPDWQVVHVPGHAPGQIALFREKDRTLLGADAFATANHESVPSLLMQVPCISVAGAPFNYNWTQVRESVEKLAALRPENIGCGHGPVMKGVEATEGLSALAREFPMPTRGRYVQQPARLDDNGVEFMPRPP; encoded by the coding sequence GTGTATCCGCCCGCCGACCCCACCGTGGAGCGGGGCGGTTCGCTAGCCTTTGTGTCGCGGTTTTTTCCGCCCCAATCGTTCCAGCTCACGGGCGTAGTGCAGGCCCTGCCCACTACCGACAGTGACCCGCCCTTCCTGCCCGACTGGCAGGTGGTGCACGTACCAGGCCACGCGCCCGGGCAGATTGCGCTGTTCCGCGAAAAAGACCGAACTCTACTTGGGGCCGACGCTTTTGCCACAGCCAACCACGAATCGGTGCCTTCTTTGCTCATGCAGGTGCCCTGCATCAGCGTGGCCGGCGCGCCGTTCAACTACAACTGGACGCAGGTGCGCGAATCGGTGGAGAAGCTGGCGGCCCTGCGGCCCGAGAATATCGGCTGCGGCCACGGCCCGGTTATGAAGGGTGTGGAAGCCACCGAAGGCCTTAGTGCTCTGGCCCGCGAATTCCCGATGCCGACCCGGGGCCGCTACGTGCAGCAACCCGCCCGCCTCGATGATAATGGGGTGGAGTTTATGCCCCGGCCGCCGTAG
- a CDS encoding gliding motility-associated C-terminal domain-containing protein produces MSQWSLPNYRVNPVLSQAPIEEGFGIEGEPGCAGQVGTFRAYARGGRTLRQVTWAFVSDATQYIGLQIAPVFAQAGIREMRVKADFTDGTSLTISRTVTVPASPILKLRAAMPASEAVCGEGEIVLTATANMEGTLRWDDSPTTDSVRRVSQGGVYRVRFESLAGCTTRDSITITLPDKNCALPNIITPNGDGLNQRFVLQNYDAQNWDIVIYNRWGRLVFQQAGYRNGWQADNQPAGVYYYQLRHKATQQVLKGWLEVVR; encoded by the coding sequence GTGTCGCAGTGGTCTTTGCCCAACTACCGGGTAAATCCGGTGCTAAGCCAGGCGCCCATTGAAGAAGGCTTTGGTATTGAGGGCGAGCCCGGCTGCGCGGGCCAGGTGGGCACCTTTCGGGCCTACGCGCGCGGCGGCCGTACGCTGCGGCAGGTAACCTGGGCGTTTGTGTCCGATGCCACTCAGTATATAGGCCTGCAAATCGCGCCGGTTTTTGCGCAGGCGGGCATCCGCGAAATGCGGGTCAAGGCCGACTTTACGGATGGCACCAGCCTGACCATTTCCCGCACCGTGACCGTGCCGGCCAGCCCGATTCTGAAGCTGCGGGCGGCTATGCCCGCCTCCGAAGCGGTGTGCGGCGAGGGCGAAATCGTGCTGACGGCCACGGCCAATATGGAAGGCACGCTACGCTGGGACGACTCGCCAACCACCGACTCGGTGCGGCGCGTCAGCCAGGGCGGGGTGTACCGGGTGCGCTTCGAGTCACTGGCCGGCTGTACCACCCGCGACTCTATCACCATTACGCTACCGGACAAGAACTGTGCGCTGCCCAACATTATCACCCCCAATGGCGACGGCCTGAACCAGCGGTTTGTGCTGCAGAACTACGATGCCCAGAACTGGGATATTGTTATTTACAACCGTTGGGGCCGGCTGGTTTTTCAACAGGCGGGCTACCGTAACGGCTGGCAGGCCGACAACCAGCCGGCGGGCGTGTACTACTATCAGTTGCGCCACAAAGCAACTCAGCAGGTACTAAAAGGCTGGCTGGAAGTGGTGCGCTGA
- a CDS encoding MBL fold metallo-hydrolase — protein sequence MKQVAPGVHQLTIQRFVNLYFVETGRSGEWVLVDTGLPGAAKDIIAAADKLFYPGTHPEAILLTHGHMDHAGNARELAEHWKVPVLAHPWNCLS from the coding sequence ATGAAACAAGTTGCTCCTGGGGTTCACCAGCTTACTATTCAACGCTTTGTCAACTTATACTTCGTCGAAACCGGCCGTTCCGGCGAATGGGTGCTGGTTGATACGGGTCTGCCGGGCGCGGCCAAGGACATTATTGCGGCGGCCGACAAGCTTTTTTACCCCGGCACTCACCCGGAGGCTATCCTGCTGACCCACGGCCACATGGACCACGCCGGCAATGCCCGCGAACTGGCCGAGCACTGGAAGGTACCGGTGCTGGCTCACCCCTGGAACTGCCTTTCCTGA
- a CDS encoding arginase family protein has product MYTFIRELIQPAAKLPAADVCLVGLPLDFGTVLEGGRAGAVHAPDAIRRELRRYHKTYNLEHNVDLSGLRIADAGNLSLHDPSHAVNHATIRQRLGELLAQYPRVVVLGGSHDGTYSTVRGLFDAGGGQPVGGINLDAHADVKDKPELISSGTPFGKLLRENVLTGSRFTELGLHSNLNTKEDIDFLHQQQATIVPLAHVQQDGMPLFMERALHRATAQGPAFVSFDIDGCAEAFAPAVSAPSADGFTPRQAVEAAFLAGCQPKVRLFEVVELNPVFDRDNQTARLAATIITAFLTGVAKEKL; this is encoded by the coding sequence ATGTACACTTTCATTCGCGAATTAATCCAGCCGGCTGCCAAGCTGCCCGCCGCCGACGTCTGTCTCGTAGGTCTGCCCCTAGACTTTGGTACTGTGCTGGAAGGCGGCCGGGCCGGGGCCGTTCATGCCCCCGACGCCATCCGCCGGGAGCTGCGCCGCTACCACAAAACCTACAACCTGGAGCACAACGTGGACCTCTCCGGCCTGCGCATTGCTGATGCCGGCAACCTAAGCTTGCACGACCCCAGCCACGCCGTCAACCACGCCACCATCCGGCAGCGTTTGGGCGAGCTGCTGGCGCAGTACCCGCGGGTAGTGGTGCTGGGCGGCTCCCACGACGGTACCTACAGCACCGTGCGCGGCCTTTTCGACGCCGGCGGTGGGCAGCCTGTGGGCGGCATCAACCTCGACGCTCACGCCGACGTGAAAGACAAGCCCGAACTCATCAGCAGCGGTACGCCCTTTGGCAAGCTGCTGCGGGAAAACGTGCTGACGGGCTCGCGCTTCACCGAGCTGGGGCTGCATTCCAATCTCAATACCAAAGAGGATATCGACTTTCTGCACCAGCAGCAGGCCACCATCGTGCCCCTTGCCCACGTGCAGCAGGATGGCATGCCGCTGTTTATGGAACGGGCCCTGCACCGGGCCACGGCCCAGGGACCCGCTTTCGTCAGCTTCGACATTGATGGGTGCGCCGAAGCCTTTGCCCCGGCCGTATCAGCACCCAGTGCCGATGGGTTTACGCCCCGGCAGGCTGTGGAAGCCGCTTTTCTGGCTGGCTGCCAGCCCAAGGTACGCCTGTTCGAGGTAGTGGAGCTCAACCCGGTATTCGACCGGGACAACCAGACGGCCCGCTTGGCCGCTACCATCATTACTGCGTTTTTAACCGGGGTAGCGAAAGAGAAGTTGTAA
- a CDS encoding copper resistance protein NlpE, whose product MPYELSSSAFCLTRAARRRGSAAAQAPSKGKAPVLNPSFFTSYTYLSYSIVDTETSAKPMEAKGVGGTLTLHPDGTYQKRLQLSGNGGVMNFSQDGRFTFSGDQITFSYTDSKGQARVDQGAFRYQPKARTLTLTLIGYPAGNKGIYTLRAD is encoded by the coding sequence TTGCCGTATGAATTATCGTCTTCTGCTTTTTGCCTTACTCGTGCTGCTCGGCGGCGGGGTAGCGCCGCCGCCCAGGCCCCATCGAAGGGCAAGGCGCCCGTGCTCAACCCCTCGTTTTTCACGTCCTACACCTACCTCTCCTACTCCATCGTGGACACGGAAACCAGCGCCAAGCCCATGGAGGCCAAGGGCGTGGGCGGCACCCTGACCCTGCACCCCGACGGTACTTACCAGAAACGCCTGCAACTCTCGGGCAACGGCGGGGTGATGAACTTCAGCCAGGATGGCCGCTTTACTTTCTCCGGCGACCAAATCACCTTTAGCTACACCGACAGCAAAGGCCAGGCCCGCGTCGACCAGGGCGCTTTCCGCTACCAGCCCAAGGCCCGCACCCTCACGCTCACGCTCATCGGCTACCCTGCCGGCAACAAGGGCATCTACACGCTACGGGCGGATTAG
- a CDS encoding DUF4097 family beta strand repeat-containing protein: MKNLLTVLWLSAVSMPALAQTAPTFTSSCDESKYYRSGQERYCETRDLVVAAPKSGPLLVDGQRNGSITVKSWAGKDVRVRARVTTWGTDVAAAKAKSVGVQVAAAGNKLQATGPSSEGEDNWAVSYEIFVPEKLALDLKTYNGSISLKDLRGPVTFEAHNGSVTVAGSGGDVRGRTQNGSLNITLAGKKWDGKGLDLTTQNGSIRWKLPADYSAQLISSTVNGRVDTDFGTSVSGKIGRDMAVSLGKGGAPVKAVTTNGSISMRRAE; encoded by the coding sequence ATGAAAAACCTGCTTACTGTGCTCTGGCTCAGCGCCGTGTCTATGCCAGCGCTGGCCCAAACTGCGCCCACGTTTACTTCCAGCTGCGACGAGAGTAAGTACTACCGCAGCGGGCAGGAGCGCTACTGCGAAACCCGTGACTTGGTCGTGGCTGCGCCTAAGTCGGGCCCGTTGCTGGTCGACGGGCAGCGCAATGGCAGCATCACGGTGAAAAGCTGGGCCGGCAAAGACGTGCGGGTGCGGGCCCGCGTCACGACCTGGGGCACCGATGTGGCGGCGGCCAAAGCCAAGTCGGTGGGCGTGCAAGTGGCCGCGGCCGGCAACAAGCTGCAGGCCACCGGGCCCAGCTCGGAAGGCGAAGACAACTGGGCGGTGAGCTACGAGATATTCGTGCCCGAAAAGCTGGCCCTCGACCTGAAAACCTACAACGGCAGCATCAGCCTCAAAGACCTGCGCGGCCCGGTGACTTTTGAGGCCCACAACGGCTCGGTAACCGTGGCCGGTTCGGGGGGCGACGTGCGGGGCCGCACCCAGAACGGCTCTTTGAACATCACGCTGGCCGGCAAGAAGTGGGACGGCAAAGGTCTGGACCTGACCACCCAGAATGGCTCCATCCGGTGGAAACTGCCCGCCGACTACTCGGCCCAGCTGATCAGCAGCACCGTGAACGGTCGAGTAGACACAGACTTCGGCACCTCCGTGTCGGGCAAAATCGGGCGCGACATGGCCGTGAGTCTGGGCAAAGGCGGCGCTCCGGTTAAGGCCGTGACGACAAACGGCAGCATCTCCATGCGCCGCGCCGAATAA
- a CDS encoding serine hydrolase domain-containing protein has translation MKNLLTLALFLCSFIATAQQAELQALLKRENVTGLQLVYTKKGETKQYSLGLRQAGPTPAPMTATTTMQAASLGKVVLAYTALRLHDQGRLDLDKPLLTYAPYPRLQNESRAAKITARMVLGHTTGLPNWADYPLAESWKISKLTLKFAPDSCWSYSGEGYVWLQRTLEQLTGKTLDQLAQQEVFGPLKMKNSSFTWQARFDQNAAFGHDKAGKPTDIKRFTEPNGGFSLLSTAADYSRFLQAVMLGKGLKPATAKLLTTAANEASRCTTPPPLPTLTSAGPGAWGWSPPATARPSGTGRQWRLSRLFHDVSRHEGKPGFLYQQR, from the coding sequence ATGAAAAACCTCCTCACGCTGGCTTTATTCCTCTGCTCCTTTATTGCCACGGCCCAGCAAGCTGAGCTGCAAGCCCTGCTCAAGCGCGAAAACGTCACCGGCCTGCAGCTGGTTTACACCAAAAAGGGCGAAACCAAGCAGTACAGTCTGGGGCTGCGCCAAGCCGGCCCCACCCCGGCCCCGATGACGGCCACGACCACTATGCAGGCCGCTTCCCTGGGCAAGGTGGTGCTGGCCTACACTGCCCTGCGCCTTCACGACCAGGGCCGCCTCGACCTCGACAAGCCTTTGCTGACTTACGCCCCCTACCCTCGTCTGCAAAACGAGTCACGGGCTGCTAAAATTACGGCCCGCATGGTGCTGGGTCACACCACCGGCCTGCCCAACTGGGCCGACTACCCCCTGGCCGAGAGCTGGAAAATTTCCAAGCTGACCCTGAAATTTGCGCCCGACAGCTGCTGGAGCTACTCGGGTGAAGGCTACGTGTGGCTGCAGCGCACCCTGGAGCAACTCACCGGCAAAACCCTCGACCAGCTGGCCCAGCAGGAGGTATTTGGGCCGCTCAAGATGAAAAACAGCTCCTTTACCTGGCAAGCCCGCTTCGACCAGAACGCCGCTTTCGGCCACGACAAAGCCGGTAAGCCCACCGATATAAAGCGCTTCACGGAGCCCAACGGTGGCTTCAGCCTGCTTTCCACCGCCGCCGACTACAGCCGTTTTTTGCAGGCCGTTATGCTGGGCAAAGGCCTGAAACCCGCCACGGCCAAGCTGCTGACTACCGCCGCCAACGAGGCCAGCCGCTGCACCACGCCCCCACCGCTACCGACGCTAACATCCGCTGGGCCTGGGGCCTGGGGTTGGTCTCCACCAGCCACGGCCCGGCCCAGTGGCACTGGGCGACAATGGCGACTTTCGCGGCTTTTTCATGACGTTTCCCGCCACGAAGGAAAGCCTGGTTTTCTTTACCAACAGCGCTAA